Genomic DNA from Paenibacillus donghaensis:
CTTTAACCTCTTCTGTCGTAAGTGCACGAGGTTGTTTTGAATTTTCATCAAATGCAATGGCAGATGGCGCTACAGGAACTTCAGCATCTTCCGCCTTGCGTCCGGCATGCGCGATCTGGATCCCCACTTTGGCACCGTAACTGTGACAAGCTTCTACAATCCGTTTGAGAGCAGGAATCTGTTCATCTGACCACAAACCAAGATCAAAATCGGAGATACGGCCATCCGGCTCTACATCTGTCATTTCAATCATGATAAAACCGGCGCCGCCTACCGCACGGCTAACATAATGCAGGTAATGCCAATCTGTGGCAATACCATCTTTGTTGTCAACCGAGTACTGACACATTGGTGACATCACAATACGATTTTTCAATTCCAAACCTTTAATTGTATAGGGACTAAATATATCTTTCATGAGAAAGACTCCTCTCTTTTTTTGAAGTAAAATAAGCAAACAAAATGCATGCACACGCATATACAATAACATGTTTATTTCATTTGTCAAGAGTTCCTCCCCATTGGTCTGTCCGTTGATTGAAAAACGGAGAAAAGAAATTCTGAATGAGAAAGCCATGCGCTCCGTGGATTTCAACACCGTTAAACCCTGCTTCTATCGCACGTTTCGTCGTCTCCCCAAACGCACTAACCATATCCAAAGGTGCTCCCCCTCGCTTGGCAGCGCTGGATTACCCTGTTTTTCAAAGTGACTCCGTTTTTTAATGTGAATGGTGTCAATAACTCTTTATATTTCGGATCCTTACTGTAACCTCATTTTCAGACTTTTTTCAATGCATCGTCAATCAAATCGTCACCGGCAATCAAGTCAAACGCACGCTTATAGGTGTGCTTCTCATCCAAAGCAGCCAAAATGGCATGAGCTACATCTTCACGAGGGATACTTCCATAGGTGATATTCTCAGCAGCAGACACTTTTCCCGTACCGGATTCATTCAAAAGAATCCCAGGTCTTATGATTGTGTAGTTCAAACTGCTGCTTTCCAGCACTCTATCCGCATAGTGCTTCGCTGCATAATACGGGAGGATATTATCATGCCAGTTCTCTCGGTTATTCGCCTGAATTGCACTGACCATGATAAATCTTTCAATGCCTGCTTTTTCGGCCGCATCAATTGTTTTTCCGGCACCATCCAGATCAATCAATAGCGTTTTATCGTCTCCCGTTCTTCCACCCGAGCCAGCCGTAAACACAATGGCATCACAGCCCTTGGCGGCTTCTGCAATGGAGTCAAGCGTCCCTTCCAAGTCCGCAAGAACCGTTTCGACGCCCTGTTTTTCATATACATCGGCTTGTTCTTTTTTTCGAACCATCGCGCGGACTGTGTGCTTTTTGCTTTCTTTCAAAAGTTGGATGAGGCGTTGTCCAATTTGTCCATTTGATCCTACCACCAAAACCTTCATCTAATCACTCCTCATTAGTGAATTTTCCACTCCCCATTAACTTGAATATCACCATTCTTGGGCAGTAAGGGCAACAATAACGTCATTGATCATGACATTGGCTGGCTTGTTCACGACAAAACCAATAGTTTCAGCCGTAACCGAATGCTTAAGCACGTCATAGGCTAAGAATAACAAAGGAAGGCCGTCGCCAGTAACCTGCACTT
This window encodes:
- a CDS encoding SDR family oxidoreductase — encoded protein: MKVLVVGSNGQIGQRLIQLLKESKKHTVRAMVRKKEQADVYEKQGVETVLADLEGTLDSIAEAAKGCDAIVFTAGSGGRTGDDKTLLIDLDGAGKTIDAAEKAGIERFIMVSAIQANNRENWHDNILPYYAAKHYADRVLESSSLNYTIIRPGILLNESGTGKVSAAENITYGSIPREDVAHAILAALDEKHTYKRAFDLIAGDDLIDDALKKV